Genomic DNA from Burkholderiales bacterium:
ACGGCGCATGGACGAAAGTTTGCGTCATTGATGACATTCCGCGCCTGGGCGCGCGGGTCGTGAAAAGCGCGCGCGGCGACATCGCTGTCTTTCGCACCGCCGAAAACGAAATTTTCGCGCTGCGCGACCAGTGCCCGCACAAAGGCGGGCCGTTGTCGCAAGGCATCGTTTTCGGACGCAAGGTTGCGTGTCCGCTGCACAACTGGAACATACAGCTCGACGACGGCCACGCGGTTGCG
This window encodes:
- the nirD gene encoding nitrite reductase small subunit NirD; the protein is MHNSNVARVDDAAESPPSRHDGAWTKVCVIDDIPRLGARVVKSARGDIAVFRTAENEIFALRDQCPHKGGPLSQGIVFGRKVACPLHNWNIQLDDGHAVAPDEGCTPSFRVKVEDGAVYLRI